One part of the Salinivirga cyanobacteriivorans genome encodes these proteins:
- a CDS encoding DUF4834 family protein → MVILKFLLIVFVVFYVILLLGRLYIRRFIRKNSRQYQQQKDQAQGGERRRKKGDTFVQYKPDEKKNIPKDEGDYVDYEEIK, encoded by the coding sequence ATGGTAATTTTAAAGTTTTTGCTCATCGTATTTGTGGTGTTTTATGTGATTTTACTGTTGGGTAGATTATATATTCGTCGTTTTATCAGAAAAAACAGCCGGCAATATCAGCAGCAGAAGGATCAGGCACAAGGAGGAGAGCGCCGCCGCAAAAAAGGCGACACATTTGTGCAATATAAACCCGATGAGAAGAAAAATATTCCCAAAGATGAGGGAGATTATGTAGATTACGAAGAAATTAAGTGA
- a CDS encoding glycine--tRNA ligase, with protein MSQEDTFKKIISHAKEYGFIFQSSEIYDGLSAVYDYGQLGAELKNNIKSYWWKSMVMLHENIVGIDSAIFMHPTVWKASGHVDAFNDPLIDNKDSKKRYRADVLIEDYIQKLEGKIDKEIKKARKKFGDDFDEGKFRETNPRVLSNQKKVDDVRHRFKTALDNDDLAEVKQIIVDAEIACPISGSKSWTDVRQFNLMFDTKLGSVNEGASTIYLRPETAQGIFVNYLNVQKSGRMNLPFGIAQIGKAFRNEIVARQFIFRMREFEQMEMQYFIQPGKEEEWFANWKEKRMKWHKALGYDDTLLRFHDHEKLAHYATAATDIEFNFPFGFKELEGVHSRTDFDLSKHQEFSGKKIQYYDNERQESYVPYVVETSIGLDRMFLAVLSAAYKEETIEKENGKSDQRVVMALPPAIAPIQLAVLPLTKKDGLPDKARAIIRELKYEFNCHYEEKDSIGRRYRRQDAIGTPYAITVDHETLENNTVTLRDRDTMEQKRIDIDKIPEILREKVSLNSLLKKLDE; from the coding sequence ATGAGTCAGGAAGATACATTCAAAAAGATCATATCTCACGCGAAAGAATACGGATTTATATTTCAAAGTAGCGAAATCTATGATGGGTTGAGTGCTGTTTATGACTATGGACAGCTGGGAGCAGAATTAAAAAACAATATCAAATCGTATTGGTGGAAATCAATGGTAATGTTGCATGAAAACATTGTGGGCATTGACTCTGCGATATTTATGCACCCTACGGTTTGGAAAGCTTCGGGGCACGTTGATGCTTTTAACGACCCGTTAATCGACAATAAAGATTCTAAAAAACGATACCGGGCCGATGTACTTATTGAAGATTACATCCAAAAGCTGGAAGGTAAAATTGATAAGGAGATCAAGAAGGCCCGTAAAAAATTCGGGGATGACTTTGATGAAGGAAAATTCAGGGAAACAAATCCCCGTGTGCTTTCAAACCAAAAGAAGGTTGATGATGTGCGCCATCGCTTTAAAACAGCACTCGACAATGATGACCTGGCAGAGGTAAAACAAATTATCGTAGACGCAGAAATAGCCTGTCCGATTAGCGGTAGTAAAAGCTGGACAGATGTACGTCAGTTTAATTTAATGTTCGACACCAAACTGGGGTCAGTAAATGAGGGGGCATCAACCATATACCTGCGACCTGAAACTGCCCAGGGAATTTTTGTGAATTACCTGAATGTGCAAAAATCAGGACGCATGAACCTGCCCTTTGGGATAGCCCAGATAGGTAAAGCGTTCAGAAATGAAATTGTAGCAAGACAATTTATTTTCCGTATGCGGGAATTCGAGCAAATGGAAATGCAATACTTTATACAGCCAGGTAAAGAAGAAGAGTGGTTTGCCAACTGGAAAGAGAAACGCATGAAGTGGCACAAAGCCCTTGGTTATGACGACACCTTGCTACGTTTCCACGACCACGAAAAACTTGCACACTACGCCACAGCCGCCACAGATATCGAGTTTAATTTTCCTTTTGGTTTCAAAGAGCTTGAAGGTGTGCATTCGCGTACAGACTTCGATTTATCAAAACACCAGGAGTTTTCTGGCAAAAAAATCCAGTATTATGATAATGAGCGCCAGGAAAGTTACGTTCCTTACGTAGTTGAAACATCAATAGGGCTAGACAGAATGTTCCTGGCCGTGCTAAGTGCTGCCTACAAAGAAGAAACCATTGAAAAAGAAAACGGCAAATCAGACCAAAGAGTAGTAATGGCATTGCCACCGGCTATTGCGCCCATTCAGCTGGCTGTGCTCCCATTGACTAAAAAAGACGGATTGCCAGATAAAGCAAGAGCCATTATTCGTGAACTTAAATATGAGTTTAATTGTCATTATGAAGAAAAAGATTCTATAGGGCGCCGATATAGAAGACAGGATGCAATTGGCACGCCTTATGCAATTACAGTTGACCATGAGACGCTTGAAAACAATACAGTAACTTTGCGGGATAGGGACACCATGGAGCAAAAAAGAATAGATATAGATAAAATCCCGGAAATTTTACGTGAAAAAGTATCATTAAATAGCCTGTTAAAAAAGCTTGATGAATAA
- the lgt gene encoding prolipoprotein diacylglyceryl transferase: MILQAIHWNFDPEIFEIWGHGVRWYGLMFAFAFFFGYIIMKKYFTHDKLKEELLEKLSIYVFLGTLIGARLGHTLFYQPEYYLSRPHEILFVWEGGLASHGAAVGILLALWLYARKINVPYLWILDRVVIVVALGGFFIRMGNFFNSEIYGIETSLPWGVIFERKGETVPRHPTQIYEALSYLLIFIGLHFHFLKIRAKQLNGQIFGIFLVLLFSARFFIEFIKQDQVGFEATMKLNMGQWLSLPFIAIGIGLIFWVQKNKKELQEHSKS; the protein is encoded by the coding sequence ATGATATTACAAGCAATACACTGGAATTTTGATCCCGAGATATTCGAAATATGGGGACATGGCGTACGCTGGTACGGACTCATGTTCGCATTTGCCTTCTTTTTTGGTTACATCATAATGAAAAAATACTTTACACATGATAAGCTCAAAGAAGAATTGCTGGAAAAACTTAGTATTTATGTTTTTCTGGGAACATTGATAGGTGCAAGACTTGGGCACACGCTTTTTTATCAACCAGAGTATTATTTATCGAGGCCCCACGAAATACTTTTCGTTTGGGAAGGCGGTCTGGCAAGCCATGGAGCAGCCGTTGGTATTTTGCTTGCCCTTTGGCTCTATGCCAGAAAAATCAATGTGCCCTATCTTTGGATCCTCGACAGGGTTGTAATTGTTGTAGCATTAGGTGGTTTCTTTATCAGAATGGGGAATTTTTTCAATTCTGAAATTTATGGTATAGAAACCAGTCTGCCCTGGGGTGTGATTTTCGAAAGAAAAGGCGAAACAGTTCCCAGACACCCAACTCAAATTTACGAAGCCCTCAGTTATTTGTTAATTTTCATTGGTTTACATTTTCATTTCCTGAAAATCAGAGCCAAACAACTTAATGGCCAAATATTTGGCATATTCTTAGTACTTTTGTTTAGTGCACGATTTTTCATAGAATTTATAAAACAAGATCAGGTTGGATTTGAAGCAACCATGAAATTAAACATGGGTCAATGGCTCAGCTTACCTTTTATAGCAATCGGGATAGGTTTAATTTTTTGGGTGCAGAAAAATAAAAAAGAATTACAAGAGCACAGTAAGTCCTGA
- a CDS encoding zinc ribbon domain-containing protein: MNITELGKRFPEGETEINEQKVVINTRNIPFFAEHKLHLKPNKNKLHYKLYVPSLGPLIFFMYLAVIFLAGFTNWRMLVVGSIIVTGIAFAIYVINDKGARNYLHKHIDSIAEENIITTEHIAGEGQCPACKTQINPYSKVCPECGLHIKNAKKPGSQYNNTAPGKAKIHYHLKK, translated from the coding sequence ATGAATATCACTGAGTTGGGCAAAAGGTTTCCCGAAGGCGAAACTGAAATAAATGAGCAGAAAGTTGTCATCAATACACGCAACATCCCCTTTTTTGCTGAACACAAACTTCACCTGAAACCCAACAAAAACAAATTGCACTATAAATTATATGTGCCTTCACTGGGGCCATTAATATTTTTTATGTACCTGGCGGTTATTTTCCTGGCCGGTTTTACCAACTGGAGAATGCTTGTTGTAGGTAGTATAATTGTAACTGGTATTGCCTTTGCGATTTATGTAATTAATGATAAAGGTGCGCGAAATTATTTACACAAGCATATTGATTCAATCGCTGAAGAAAATATAATTACAACTGAACATATTGCCGGTGAAGGCCAGTGCCCGGCATGCAAGACCCAAATTAATCCATATTCAAAAGTATGTCCTGAATGTGGTTTACATATAAAAAATGCCAAAAAACCGGGTTCACAATATAACAATACGGCTCCCGGTAAAGCTAAAATCCATTACCATCTTAAAAAATGA
- a CDS encoding deoxycytidylate deaminase, which produces MTTILIPMEAEAELTKEQKQRKFDVRYLEMARIWAKNSYCKRKQVGALIVKDRQIISDGYNGTPAGFENVCEDENNITKQYVLHAEANAITKVAKTNNSSENGTLYVTTSPCIECSKLIIQAGIKKVVFAELYSRHEGLELLERAGVEVVHLPDEEARKHNRDQ; this is translated from the coding sequence ATGACCACAATCTTAATACCCATGGAAGCTGAAGCGGAATTAACCAAAGAACAAAAACAGCGGAAATTTGATGTCCGCTATCTTGAAATGGCCCGCATTTGGGCTAAAAATTCCTATTGCAAACGCAAGCAGGTTGGAGCACTTATTGTTAAAGACCGGCAGATAATTTCCGATGGTTATAACGGAACCCCGGCAGGTTTTGAAAATGTGTGCGAAGATGAGAACAACATCACCAAGCAATACGTTCTACATGCTGAAGCAAACGCAATTACAAAAGTAGCAAAAACCAATAACAGCAGTGAAAACGGTACACTTTATGTCACTACCTCGCCTTGTATTGAGTGCTCAAAACTTATTATTCAGGCCGGCATTAAAAAAGTTGTGTTTGCTGAGCTCTATTCAAGGCATGAAGGCCTTGAATTATTGGAAAGAGCAGGTGTGGAGGTTGTGCACTTACCAGATGAAGAAGCTAGGAAACATAATCGAGACCAATAA